The proteins below come from a single Thermoplasmata archaeon genomic window:
- a CDS encoding O-methyltransferase: MPRRRDPNWAAIEPHLAGYIDSLANRGDDALRSVEDEGLRDDWPIVGAAEGSFLHLLAKAVGARRILELGTAIGYSGTWFARALPPGGELITVEADPETAKTAEANLVRTGVRDRVTILVGPAQEILEDLEGPFDLIFVDINKDGYPDVLEPCIARLRVGGLLVTDNVLWHGSVADPKDRSKDTAAIRLYNERLAKDPRMLATILPERDGVSVALKLRA, encoded by the coding sequence TGCCATCGAGCCGCACCTCGCGGGCTACATCGATTCCCTCGCGAACCGGGGGGACGACGCGTTGCGCTCGGTTGAGGATGAAGGCCTCCGAGACGACTGGCCGATCGTCGGCGCGGCCGAGGGGAGCTTCCTTCACCTCCTTGCGAAAGCGGTCGGCGCGCGTCGCATCCTTGAGCTCGGTACGGCCATCGGCTACTCGGGCACGTGGTTCGCGCGCGCCCTCCCGCCCGGAGGCGAGCTGATCACCGTCGAGGCGGACCCGGAGACCGCGAAGACCGCGGAGGCGAACCTGGTCCGCACGGGCGTGAGGGACCGCGTGACGATCCTCGTGGGACCTGCGCAGGAGATCCTGGAGGATCTGGAGGGCCCCTTCGACCTGATCTTCGTGGACATCAACAAGGACGGCTACCCGGACGTCCTGGAACCGTGCATCGCGCGCCTCCGGGTCGGCGGCCTCCTGGTCACGGACAACGTGCTCTGGCACGGTTCCGTTGCCGATCCCAAGGACCGCTCCAAGGATACCGCGGCGATCCGCCTCTACAACGAGCGCCTCGCGAAGGATCCGCGGATGCTCGCGACGATCCTTCCGGAACGGGACGGGGTCTCCGTCGCCTTGAAGCTCCGCGCGTGA